From Alosa sapidissima isolate fAloSap1 chromosome 7, fAloSap1.pri, whole genome shotgun sequence, the proteins below share one genomic window:
- the LOC121713238 gene encoding nucleolin-like, with translation MNHLFSHESPLLRREYHLQLSEVTTCLTILAPLLPMFRYYKHPQDSTGAGQRVGIMYTESKAEENKNTLKGLEEEDSEEEDFEEEDSEEEDSEEEDFEEEDSEEEDFEEEDFEEEDSEEEDFEEEDFEEEDFEEEDFEALYPVERDNKFKCPH, from the exons ATGAATCACCTCTTCAGCCATGAATCACCTCTTCTGCGAAGGGAATATCACTTACAACTTTCTGAGGTGACGACATGTCTGACCATCCTAGCTCCCCTGTTGCCCATGTTCCGTTACTATAAACATCCGCAGGACAGCACAGGAGCTGGCCAAAGGGTGGGCATAATGTACAcagaaa GTAAAGCGGAGGAGAACAAAAATACATTGAAAGGTCTTGAGGAAGAGGACTCCGAGGAAGAGGACTTTGAGGAAGAGGACTCCGAGGAAGAGGACTCCGAGGAAGAGGACTTTGAGGAAGAGGACTCCGAGGAAGAGGACTTTGAGGAAGAGGACTTTGAGGAAGAGGACTCCGAGGAAGAGGACTTTGAGGAAGAGGACTTTGAGGAAGAGGACTTTGAGGAAGAGGACTTTGAAGCCTTATATCCCGTTGAAAGGGACAATAAGTTCAAATGTCCTCATTAA